A single window of Myxocyprinus asiaticus isolate MX2 ecotype Aquarium Trade chromosome 34, UBuf_Myxa_2, whole genome shotgun sequence DNA harbors:
- the utp23 gene encoding rRNA-processing protein UTP23 homolog codes for MKIKRQKHAKKTISFYKYNFCFRQPFQILIDGTFCQAALKNKIQIKEQLPKYLMGEIHLCTTNCALKELETLPKELYGAKLILQRFQVRQCKHKDPVPASQCLLSMLGEANPHHYFVATQDQELTTALKKIPGVPLLYIILNTMVLDKPSECTLKYVEAVQLGEMVSTSQQKSIQSLKEQQGLGKDGEERRGKKRKRKSGNPNPLSCLKKKKTMPQQPKKTDREKKKRNRHRKKKPAGGEGAPVNLNQSNPTTA; via the exons ATGAAGATAAAACGGCAGAAACATGCGAAGAAAACCATCAGCTTTTACAAGTATAACTTTTGTTTTCGACAACCTTTCCAAATATTAATTGATGGGACATTTTGTCAAGCGGCGTTGAAGAATAAGATTCAAATCAAAGAGCAGTTGCCTAAATATCTCATGGGAGAAATTCACCTTTGTACCACAAA CTGCGCACTTAAGGAACTCGAGACTCTTCCAAAGGAACTGTATGGAGCAAAACTCATTTTACAGAGATTCCAGGTTAGGCAATGCAAACACAAAGATCCTGTACCTGCATcacaatgcttgttgtcaatgcTTGGGGAAGCAAATCCTCACCACTACTTCGTTGCAACACAG GATCAAGAGCTGACTACAGCCCTGAAGAAGATCCCTGGGGTTCCTCTGCTCTATATTATCCTGAACACCATGGTGTTGGACAAGCCCTCTGAATGTACACTGAAGTACGTAGAAGCTGTTCAGCTGGGTGAGATGGTGAGCACATCACAACAGAAGAGCATCCAGAGTCTGAAAGAGCAGCAGGGCCTTGGCAAAGATGGTGAGGAGAGGAGAGGCAAGAAGCGCAAGAGGAAGTCTGGGAACCCAAACCCCCTTAGCTgcttgaagaagaagaaaacaatGCCTCAACAGCCCaaaaagacagatagagagaaaaaGAAGCGGAATAGACACAGGAAGAAAAAGCCTGCTGGGGGAGAGGGAGCACCTGTGAACTTAAACCAGTCAAATCCCACAACCGCCTAG